The sequence below is a genomic window from Candidatus Sysuiplasma acidicola.
AAGAGGAGCTGTTGGGCACCGGTGGAAACTCATTGCAGCATGTCGTTTCGTGCCTGTCGTTTGAAGGGCGCCGGGACCGTTGTGCGTAGATATCTTTAAGTAACCATTCGTTTTAAACAATTTAATAACGTAATTGACGGGCCAACGACGGCCAGTTTATATATGAATTCATGAGGAAATCCAATGACCACGGCGTATGATGTTCCGGCCGGGCCTCTCATAGAGGCCCTCACTGCGAAATTGAAAGAGATTGAGGCCATAAAGGTTGAAGAGTGGACACACTTTGTTAAAACCGGCAGGCACAGGGAGAAGGCGCCAGCAGAATCAGACTGGTGGCACAGGAGAGTAGCTGCCGTGCTCAGAAAGGTCTACATTCTGGGTCCGATAGGCACCTCCAGACTCTCAGCCGAGTTCGGTGGACCGTCTGACAGGGGATCCAAACCCAATGCGGCTGTCAAGGGCAGCGGATCAATCAGCAGACTCGCACTGCAGCAGCTCGAGAAGGCAGGATTCATACAAAAACAGAAGAA
It includes:
- a CDS encoding 30S ribosomal protein S19e; this encodes MTTAYDVPAGPLIEALTAKLKEIEAIKVEEWTHFVKTGRHREKAPAESDWWHRRVAAVLRKVYILGPIGTSRLSAEFGGPSDRGSKPNAAVKGSGSISRLALQQLEKAGFIQKQKNTGRVVSGKGRGFVDAAAHEVFQELAKTNGELDKYKSKAESEA